The Nitrospira sp. genome window below encodes:
- a CDS encoding NADH-quinone oxidoreductase subunit M yields the protein MLEELTAGFPILSSILFLPLVGAAVLWLLDDEDLVRTSTLTIALVEFALSVFVLLRFVPESAAMQFTERVQWIPALGISYHLAVDGISVLFVGLTAFLTVLVVVYSWDTIRHQVKLYMMCLLALETTTMGIFVSLDLILFFVFWELMLIPSYFLIKLWGGGAERHYAALKFVVYTLLGSVFMLVGIALLNINFHEWASLHHPDQTYSFDLLELMTVPVPVSQQLVIFWLMFLGFAFKAPVFPFHTWLPDALLEGPIGMAVALAGLKVGTFGFMRFSIPLLPDASKSETVVMVMVVLGLCAILYGAWMALVQSDFRRLLAYSSISHLGFIVVGLFALNYQGLQGSLLTMINLGFSTAGLFFIAGFLYSRQQTTQLSAFGGMAKQVPRLATFLLIIGLASIGLPGTNGFVGEFLILLGAFEAKWWFGGIAVLGVIFGAAYFLWYYERSMMGPLGSAVKGAMSDLQLREMVIAVSLSVMIFWIGLYPSPFLRIMNGSVQALVDRLHHENAVALDGSQVRQGY from the coding sequence CCCTCACGATTGCCCTAGTGGAGTTTGCACTTTCTGTATTCGTCCTGCTGCGCTTCGTGCCCGAGTCAGCCGCTATGCAGTTCACAGAGCGTGTCCAATGGATTCCTGCGCTAGGCATCAGCTATCACCTGGCCGTCGATGGAATCAGCGTCCTGTTCGTGGGACTCACGGCATTTTTGACGGTCTTGGTCGTGGTCTATTCGTGGGATACGATTCGACATCAAGTCAAGCTGTACATGATGTGCCTGTTGGCGCTCGAGACGACGACGATGGGCATCTTCGTGTCGCTGGATTTGATCCTGTTTTTCGTCTTCTGGGAGTTGATGCTGATACCCAGCTATTTTCTGATCAAGCTGTGGGGAGGGGGAGCCGAACGTCATTACGCCGCGTTGAAGTTCGTCGTATATACGCTCTTGGGCAGCGTGTTCATGCTGGTGGGCATCGCGTTGCTGAACATCAATTTTCATGAATGGGCCTCCCTGCATCACCCCGATCAGACCTATTCGTTCGATCTGCTTGAGCTCATGACGGTACCGGTTCCGGTCTCTCAGCAACTCGTCATTTTTTGGCTGATGTTCCTAGGATTTGCGTTCAAGGCTCCGGTGTTTCCTTTCCATACATGGCTGCCTGATGCACTGTTGGAGGGCCCGATCGGGATGGCCGTGGCCTTGGCGGGATTGAAAGTGGGCACGTTTGGTTTTATGCGGTTCAGCATCCCCTTGCTCCCCGATGCGTCGAAAAGCGAGACGGTTGTCATGGTGATGGTCGTGCTTGGCCTCTGCGCAATTCTCTACGGAGCCTGGATGGCCTTGGTTCAGTCCGATTTCCGTCGCCTGCTGGCCTACAGCAGCATCAGTCACTTGGGCTTTATCGTCGTGGGGTTGTTTGCCCTGAACTATCAAGGTCTGCAAGGCAGCTTGCTCACGATGATCAATCTGGGATTCAGCACTGCTGGACTCTTCTTTATCGCCGGCTTTCTCTACTCTCGGCAGCAGACAACTCAGTTGTCTGCGTTCGGTGGAATGGCAAAACAAGTGCCTCGACTCGCAACATTCTTGCTCATTATCGGACTGGCGTCGATCGGACTGCCCGGTACGAACGGCTTTGTCGGGGAGTTTCTCATTCTCTTGGGAGCATTCGAGGCCAAGTGGTGGTTTGGCGGAATCGCCGTGCTCGGGGTCATTTTTGGTGCCGCGTATTTTCTGTGGTACTACGAACGTTCGATGATGGGTCCGCTCGGCAGTGCGGTGAAAGGTGCGATGAGCGACCTGCAGCTTCGTGAGATGGTCATTGCGGTCTCACTTTCGGTCATGATTTTCTGGATCGGGCTCTATCCCTCGCCGTTTTTACGAATCATGAACGGATCTGTTCAAGCGCTCGTCGATCGCCTCCATCACGAAAATGCGGTAGCCCTGGATGGTAGTCAGGTAAGACAGGGGTATTAG